One segment of Nostoc flagelliforme CCNUN1 DNA contains the following:
- a CDS encoding IS630 family transposase (programmed frameshift): MAKKYTVNLSKEEVEKLRSLIKTGKSKARSMTRAHILLMAWEGEIDKAMPKAGYAYAECLRVHVSTVERTRARYVEGGIELAVQDRPHPPKQRKLDGEQEAFLIATACSKAPSGRNRWTMKLLAERIVSLNIVDSVSKETVRSYLKKNEIKPWLKEQWCIPKVDAEYVLRMEDLLDLYSQPYDPKHPVICFDERPYPLLEDVRERLPPEPEQPERYDYEYKRNGSVNLFAIFEPHKGWRHIEVTQQRTKKDFALQMKNLVDIHCLQAESIRLVVDNLNTHNPSALYEVFPPEEARRIVQKLEFHYTPKHASWLNQVEIEFSVLSRQCLERRIADVQTLSQEIAFWESDRNSQKASVNWRFKITDARKKMGRLYPDASPIKVRLADY, encoded by the exons ATGGCAAAGAAGTATACAGTAAATTTGAGTAAAGAAGAAGTAGAAAAACTGCGATCGCTAATCAAAACAGGCAAGAGTAAAGCAAGGAGTATGACTCGCGCCCATATACTGTTGATGGCATGGGAGGGAGAAATTGACAAAGCGATGCCGAAGGCGGGCTACGCCTACGCAGAATGTTTAAGAGTACACGTTTCAACCGTAGAGCGTACTCGTGCGAGATACGTAGAGGGAGGAATTGAATTAGCTGTACAAGACCGGCCTCATCCACCAAAACAACGAAAATTAGATGGTGAACAAGAAGCATTTCTGATTGCAACAGCTTGTTCTAAAGCACCATCAGGAAGAAATCGTTGGACGATGAAACTATTAGCAGAGCGCATAGTAAGTTTAAACATCGTAGATTCAGTCTCTAAAGAAACAGTTCGCTCCTATTTAAAAAAAA ACGAAATTAAACCTTGGTTAAAAGAACAATGGTGCATTCCCAAAGTGGATGCTGAGTATGTTTTACGGATGGAAGATTTATTAGATTTATACAGCCAACCATATGACCCAAAACATCCAGTAATTTGTTTCGATGAACGCCCATATCCTTTATTAGAGGATGTTAGAGAACGATTACCGCCCGAACCAGAGCAACCAGAGCGTTATGACTACGAGTATAAACGCAATGGAAGTGTCAATTTATTTGCAATTTTTGAACCTCATAAAGGTTGGCGACATATTGAGGTTACACAACAGAGAACAAAAAAAGATTTTGCTTTACAAATGAAAAATTTAGTTGACATTCATTGCCTACAAGCAGAATCTATTCGTTTAGTAGTTGATAACCTGAATACACATAATCCATCGGCTTTGTACGAAGTATTTCCACCAGAAGAAGCACGTCGGATTGTCCAAAAATTAGAGTTTCACTACACCCCCAAACATGCTAGTTGGTTAAACCAAGTTGAGATTGAATTTTCCGTTTTATCACGTCAGTGTTTGGAAAGGCGAATTGCTGATGTACAAACATTATCCCAAGAAATCGCCTTTTGGGAAAGCGATCGCAATTCTCAAAAAGCAAGTGTAAATTGGCGCTTTAAAATTACGGATGCACGTAAGAAAATGGGACGGCTATACCCAGATGCCTCACCCATCAAAGTTAGGTTGGCAGACTACTAG